From the Acidimicrobiia bacterium genome, the window CATCTTGGTTGGTTTGCACCATAACGATCAAGATTTTGCAGCGAGGATCACCGGCTCCCGAGGCGTAGTACTTGGTGCCGTTGATGACCCATTCTTCGCCATCCAATATTGCCTGACAGGACAAATTCTTCGCATCAGAAGAGGCCACGTCGGGTTCGGTCATGACGTAGGAAGAACGGATCTCACCGTTTAGCAGTGGCGTGAGCCATTTTTCTTTTTGTTCTGGGGTGCCGACCCGTTCAAGTACTTCCATGTTGCCGGTGTCGGGGGCCGAACAGTTGAGGCTTTCTGAGGCGATGGGGTTTTTGCCTAACTCGGCGGCAATGTAGGCGTAGTCCAAATTGGAGAGGCCTTCGCCGGTCTCGGCGTTGGGGAGAAAGAAGTTCCATAAGCCTTTTTCGCGAGCCTTGGTTTTGAGTTGTTCCAAAATGTCGAGTTGGCCAGGGTGGTAACCCCAATGGTCTTCTCGGATAGCCCCGAGCCGGTGGTATTCAGCGGTGACTGGCTCTACTTCGGTGGCGATGAAGTCAACCACCGCGTCATAAAGCGGGCGGGCGCCCTCAGACATGGCCAAATTCAGGCTGGGATCGCTGGGATCGTTGATGTGTAAGCCGGGGCCGATTGCCATGGTTTCCTCACTAGTTAGGGGACAGCAAGGAGACTACGACAAGGGCCAAGCAAACCCCAATCCGGGGGTTAGCAGCCGAAGAACTGTATGTGGTCGCTGATGAGGAGCCAAGCGGTGGATTGTGATCCCCGCGCCACGCGTACGTAAAAGTCATAACTAGAGCCACAGGTAAAGAATGTCCCAGAAGAACCGTATTGATCTTTGTTTGCGGTAAGTAATGGGTTCAACCATGCGTTGTCGCCTTGTAAACCGATGTAGTAGTTTACGACTTGTATTTGACCTGACGAGGCGTCAACGGCCCCGAGTTCGAAATAAGCATCGTTTGGAGTACCCGGTGCCTCATACCAGTAAAAGGCATGGCTGTGACCATTATTTACTGGGCCGTCGTCCAAGTTATATGGGTCAAAAGCAACAGGAGTGGCGGTGAGAACGTTTGACCAGTCGCTTGTACCGGCAGCACTTACGGCGGCAACTCTGAATGAATGCTCGCTTCCAGTTTGTAAACCAGTAACTATGTCATCGGTAGATAGAGAAACACCGTCGTTGAAGGTTTGCCAAGACCCGGCGACTCCTACTCGCCACTCAATAATGAAGTCGAAGATGCTATCGGAGCCAGTATTTGTTGGTTCTCTCCAGTCGATGGCCACTTCGTCGGTCCACGTAGCGGAAGCAGATGCCATAACTGGTGGATCGGGGGTTTCACCAGGAGCAGTGGTGGTCGTTGTGGTGGTGGTTGTTGTGGTGGTGGTTGTTGTGGTGGTGGTTGTTGTGGTGCCGCTCGCCGGGTCTTGCGGCGCAGTGGTAGTAGAAGTCGTCGTGGTGTCTTCCGG encodes:
- a CDS encoding fibronectin type III domain-containing protein; the encoded protein is MASASATWTDEVAIDWREPTNTGSDSIFDFIIEWRVGVAGSWQTFNDGVSLSTDDIVTGLQTGSEHSFRVAAVSAAGTSDWSNVLTATPVAFDPYNLDDGPVNNGHSHAFYWYEAPGTPNDAYFELGAVDASSGQIQVVNYYIGLQGDNAWLNPLLTANKDQYGSSGTFFTCGSSYDFYVRVARGSQSTAWLLISDHIQFFGC